The following is a genomic window from Armatimonadota bacterium.
TCGGGAACTGACGACAGACGTGGGGCCGGGACGTCGGGGTCGGTCTTCGCACCTCCACACACACCCCGAAGATCCCCTCCGCAGCATCGAGAGCACCTCCGGCAACCGATGCCCGGCGCCCGGCCCCGCTGATGACGGTGAAGGTTGAAGGGGGGGGTGCCCCTTCGACCTTCACCCGTCACCGTTTCACTGTGTTGACGTTTCACCGGTCCGACGTGTTAACGGTGTTCAACGGCTCAACGCAGTCACGGGTGGCCTGTCGAGGACACATGCTGGCGTTGATCCCGCACTCCCGCCTGTACCCGGTGCTGCTGCCCCCGCGGCCGGCGGGCGAGGCCGTCGGGCCGGCCCGCCGGCGGCGGCGCTCCCTGGGGGCTGTGGTCGCCGCCGTGGCGCTGGTCATCGTGCCGGCGGTCGCCCTGGTCGCTCAGCGCACCCACGCGGCCCGCACCGGATACGCCATCCTCGCCCTGCGGGGCGAGGTCGAGGCGTTGCAGGCGGAGCACGCCCGCCTGCTCGCGGATGTGGCCGCGCTGCGCGCGCCGGACCGCATCGAGCGCATCGCCATCGTGCAGCTGGGCATGGTCCCCCCGCGCCCCCACCAGGTGGCGTCCCTGCCCGTGGTCCCGCCCGCCCGGTCGGTGGCCCGGTCCCCCGCGCCGTCCCCCCTGCAGCGGATCGCCGCGTGGCTGATCCGCCCCGAAGCGGCGGCCGCCGAA
Proteins encoded in this region:
- a CDS encoding cell division protein FtsL → MLALIPHSRLYPVLLPPRPAGEAVGPARRRRRSLGAVVAAVALVIVPAVALVAQRTHAARTGYAILALRGEVEALQAEHARLLADVAALRAPDRIERIAIVQLGMVPPRPHQVASLPVVPPARSVARSPAPSPLQRIAAWLIRPEAAAAEPAR